The genomic segment taataaaaaaaatatttcagtaTTGACAAAAGagtgttattttttgttgtaaaTATATGTTCATATGGCACTAAATGAAATTAGTGAAATTaagttatataattaagaacaaaacaaattacATCATGTTGGTAAAGCTTGTGAATTCAACTTTCTACTCACAACATACCTCTCCTAAAGATGACGGTCTTCTTTGGAAGTttgaggtaaaaaaaaaaaaacattatcacTCTTTACAAAATGTTAATTTCTTAAACCAAATAAAAGTCTTTGCTTTCACACCTTTAAGCTTTCATACACCACTGAATGACTTTTGGTCCTTTTCTCTTAAAATACAGCCATTGACCTCCTCCACTTCTGCTACTACACTTCAATATATAACTTCTTTTGCatgaaacattttttaatgtattgcaaaatatacaatttacaatatatttgTTTCTGAAACAAGAGTGTTTTGAAGTATGCATAAAGTGTTCagaatatctcttttgtaacacattaaaaatatcattgCAGCATGcagatttttaatttcttttatgtttattgaaatatttcTCAATACCCTCTTGTTTCTAGATTACATGGTCTATAATTACTCTtgaatatattatgaaataaaaattcaaaaaagatAATTTAGGTCTTTCAGGTTTAAGATGTTATGAGCTTGGTAATCAGAAAAAGCATATGAAAAATTAAGTGTGCATGTAAAACTTTTGCTTgggaattttgaaaatttaaaagaggGTACGATGACTTTTTGAAGGGTGCGGGAAGAAAGAGGTTATGAAGAAAAGATAACCAAAATAAATGTCAATCTAAAAGTGTaagcttttattttctttattttctagaATCATTGACATCGACCCAATTGGATCAAAGccagaaaaattgaaaaattaacataaactaATGGCAGAATTTCTATAGAATTGGATCAAAGGCagatatttatttcatttcatttcaccaATTATGGTTGTATGAGTAGCATTATATAATTTCTACACCAAAGAGCCACTTTGTTGTGAAACAAAGAATGAAATCCATGGTTTTGTAAGAATTTGTGTCAGCTTCAACCCATATTCACATTTCTACCCtctgtagaaaaagaaaaaggagttTCCAGAGAAATTTGACTCATCATCATGAGTAAGGAGGGACAAAAATTCAGTTCCCAAGTCTATATAGAAGTTCTAGCTTTCATACTCTGGACTAGAATCTCCCAAGGAAGATGGTGCTGCATCCAACCTCGTTAAAACTTCAGGAATCCCAGCGGTGTTTCTTATTATCTGGCATAAAAAACCAACATAAACATTCAGATATAACCACAATTTGATCTTGTTATTTATACGTAAAAATGGTATGCATTCAATCTAGGACTACCCTTTAATTGACTCAGaccaattaaaacaaaaaggaaagagTAAGAAGAACATTTGAATCATatctctttgttttcttttattttcttccatgTTACTGTCCCTTTCACAACCAGTAGAGATAGACACAGAAATATACAAGAGCAGCTTGAAAGTAACAAGCAATTCACATTAGTTTCTGTTTCTAtaatttagaaactttcatCAAGCTATAGAAACTAAGAGGATGCCTACGACAATTGCCAATATCTAGAACAATTTTAGTGACACTTAACATATAAagcaagaaaaaagaaaagtgtaaCTAGCATAGCTATTTTGACATGATAAAACAACATAGGCCTTCCCTTTCAAGACTGAATACACCCTGAGCTGCATTTGTCTCTCAGCTTTAGTCATGAAAATGTCATATTATTGAGGAAAAGTAACCCTACCAGATTTTAAAGAGTCCACAATAGATGCCTAGCATTAAGCAATTTATTATGACTAAATATATACTACTTTCTTTTTCAGGTGAAGTAGCAAGTGTTACTTTTTTCACGAGAAAAGGATAAGACATAAGCATGTGTTACTCATGGTATGATCAAAAATTTAAACGCCTCTCATTCCTAATCACATTATAGGAATGCTTCATCACACTCCAATTTGGTAATTCAAGTAAAATACATCCAGAACTCCAATTGAAAAAGCTTTTCAGTTATGCAAGATTGAACACATTACAACTTTGACAATGTCTATTGAAAACTCCTTATTCCAAAAAATGGCCATATACCCGTATCAAATTTATATCAGTTGTAATAGGACTTGAATCTATGCTTCTTAGTGTATGCATCAAAATTTGGGATTTCAGATTAGCTTTGTCAGCATTGTCATCTACAACGGCCCGCACAGgcatcaaatttattaaaaaatgactACTGAAAATAAGTATGTCAAACTTACAAGTATCTCCTCATCGAGATATGAAATCATGAAGAGCCTTTGAAAGCTGCCACCTTCATACACAAGAAAAGGGAATGGGGTTTTCACATCAAAACCTGAATAATAGTGCAAGTTGAATATACATTTGTGTACACATGGTGACTGAAATAGCAAGAAAGGTCAAGGCTTTATTGAATGAAAGCAAGTGAAGAACTTCTTGTGAGAATGATACATATTCTAGATACTTTGAGAGATCTAGACTCACTTATCTTGTTAGATCAAGCGCTTACCACTAAGATAAAAGTTATAGAGTCATGAtgcattttttctatttaaaagtGTAGTAGCTCAAGTGTTACAATTTGACTATAACATGATCCAGCTAACTTCCACCACATGAAAATTGATGCAATTTGCAACATAGTCCATGTACAACATTCCAAATCCACCAAATAGTATTAATTTCCGTTTCATAGTTATTAAACGGTTTACATCACAGCttataacagaaaaataacGCTTAAGTGGGCCACCCAGCTGTTGCCCAAATTCCCTCTACATATATTTGCTTAATCACAGTCAAGTTATTATCCTATCTTTTTGCATATATATTTTGAgagtaaaataatcaaataatgttATAGTGGACATTACCAACATAAGACATTTCAGAATTGTTCTCGGCTATGTAACCATTTCAAGCGAGGCCACAAAAagtacattatttttttctacagAAATAAGTTACATGTATCTTTAACAATTGACGGAAGTATAAAAAGATTAATCACAAGGATGGCATAACACAATTTTTAGTATCTGGATGAAATGACAGAAACATAAACGAGGTTCAAGTTTCATAGAGATAAAGTATTTTCCAACTATTAGTTCCACAGTTTTATGTTCCAACCATGATTATATCGGAGTGCAAAgtgaaatgaaacaaaaattcaaaagatgGCGCATATCAACAAGAACACTTCTGTCAAAGGACTTGAGAATGAATATAGAAAATTAACAATAGCTTACTTAGAGGAACTTTCAGCCCATTGGCAACAGGATCACGTATAGGGGCAGGAAGTTGTTGGAAAGCATTAGCTGCCTGCCCAAGTGCCCCTTTAAGCTGTTCCGGTACTCTCTCTTCAATAATTGTTGGTGACACAAAGCCCCCTTCAACATACTCCTCTTTCATTCTAAGTGGCCCCTCCACAGATAACTTGGTTGAGAGAATGATTTTACTATCAATCTACACTTGATCACAAAGTTGATTCAAAATACAATAATGGGATGATACCCACAAGAATACAATCAACAAAGACAAGGTTAAACACGACAAAACATTGTACAATAATATGTTATGTAGGCATTATCATAGCTTTTAAGAAAAATACCAACTAAAACTAACTTGAAGGTCAAGTTGTATAGATGAATTCCCAAACTAGTTTTACATGCTACTACTGAGTATAACTATTAAACACTTTTCCATGTTTGATTGAATGTCTGGGAATCCGTTGGGTTCTCTTGATTACACTTTCTAACACAAAATTTCACATTCTGGGGCACCAAACGTGAGAGCAATTTTTTGTAGCTTTGACGTTCAACAAAAACCATCATTAATTCAAACACGCtctaattgtttaaattaatacaTGTTTACagtaattctattttattaaaaaaaaagtcaatcaAGAATGTTTAGTTATAACTGCAAGCAAGATCGTTTCTCCAATTCTTCTGTTACTATTTTCCCTCTTCCCATAAACAAGTAAATCTATCTTTTATACTTTGATTAACAGGCTACTAGTGCATGCCCCACTCTCTAGTATAGGAATAGGAATGAACCATTTAGCATCATGCAGATACTAAAAATGGCTACAATGGCAATGGAATAACACTCATATCAGAGAATATAATGCAGCTATTCGCTGTTCATTCCTGCAGCCAAACCAAAGGTCACACATATTCCAGCCCAAAACATTACTTCAAACGATTTAATTGGAATGATAGAAGCAATCCCCACAAAAGTTGGTGTTAGCAGTGTAAATAAAATCATTCATGTATCTGACCTAACAACTTTAATTTTAGGGATAGTTACTGCGATACATGTATGTCCAAATGGTCTAGAATCTGTATTTTCTGTCTACATTCTtcttataaaaagttaaatttcagCACAAGGTAGGTAGGCCTACACATTGTCCACACTTAAAGGCCAAAGGGCTGTTATGTGAGTGTTTAGGATGTCATATAAAACCATTTGTATGTCATGATCTAAACTTAGCTTTTCTGGATAACTGGTGCATGAAAATTGGAAGGGgtgaaaaacttaaattatatgCAGAAAATTACACCCGAAGCTATCAAAACTTTGTGAATGCCAAATCTAGATTTGtacatgaataaaaaattgCAACTCAGAAGTGTACCGAGTTTAATAATGTCAAGTTTGCAGTAATCTTTGCATTTCCATCCTTAATAACAACATCCATTTTTGACAAATTAGCCAAACTTGAAGGAAAGTTTCTGCACAGATACAAAAAGCACACAATGAGATCAATCCAAATTTAATTTCCGAAATAAAAACTTTACATTCTAATAAATCAAAAGAGACCAATATGAAGTCCCAAGATGATAATCGACAAGATAAAAGCAAATCTTCAAAGAGAAAACTCACTCAAATATAATCCTAGCAGCAAACAATCCTGGACTCCCAGAACCAAACCACTCAAAGTTCCAACGCCCCTCCAAGAAGGGTGACCTGTAGCATAAAATTGCATTAACATCTAATACAGAAGCATGGACATGGATAATTTCATTCACTTACGTTGTGGGGCGAGGGGTTGGATTAAGCCGCTCAAGACCAGTTATCCTTTCATTCACGTCAATCTTTTGCCATTCAGTAGTCTTCCCAGCGACTAAGGCCTCAAAACCCCCAGCATCTTTAAACTGAAAAGATGTCTCCGGTGTGAGTATGTTAAGAGTCTAAATTCAAAGATTGCACAAACGACATAAGCAAATTACTCCTTTTCGTATTTAACTCAAGTCTATCACCGTTCTAGCAGGTAACCAGGTTCATCTGCAGACACAACGCACTAATAGAATCTAGAGTAACTTACAGCCACAATCCCCTGAACTTTCTTGAGATTGCACATATCTATCTTGGTTTTTTGGCATTTACAGCAACCTCCCTTACAAAGATACCAGATAAAATTTTCCACTATCCCACGTCAGCACAACAGCAAAATTCCACCTCGTTTTCTTAACATAAGAAACAGAAATAAACAAGAAAAGCATTTCTTTGGAAATCAAAATAAAAGGATGGAAATCGTCCACAAACCTAGGCCTTAACAACAATTCAAACCAATCACAGTGCATGATGTATACCTATACAGTATCCACACATGTTGACAATTTCATGCCACCAATGTCACAAAAAACCGGCTGCAAGCACAATTATAGCCACAACATCATGGTTTTCAGGGTCTCCATACCCCATTTTTTAACAAATCATCCCCAACCGCAATTTAAAACCTCGTACCCCTCCCCccaaaaattaaaacagtaaaactaaacaaaaacgaaaaagagGTGGTATTAACATACCCATTATCTAAAACAGCAACAAGTTATTTTCTTTACAAACAAAAAGCAAAACAAAGGCCCAAAAGCAAATGGGTAGGTCCCAAAAAACGCAAATTGGGAATATACTCAAGAAAAAGAGGCTCACGGCGAGAAGAAGCGATTCTTTGGCGGACAGGCGTTCCATTTCCTTGGCGTACGCTGCAGGGGCACCCTGAACGGCTTGCTGAACCATGGCTCTGCACACACGGAAGCTTGTTCTGGTTGAGGCTCTCTGGGGTGCAGCCAGTGTCAAGGAAGACTGAGAAGAGAATTTGGAAGAGGAGCATGGGATGCACATGGCGATTGCCGAAATACAGCCATGTGAAGAAGCTGAAGCAGTCATTGACATTGTTTGAAATGAACTGAGTGAATGAATGAAAAGTTTGTTGTCTCTTAAGGAAGTGCTTCTTCAATTTGTCATCACTCGCCAATTGTTAGTTGAAAAACACTTATACTGACAAACAACACCAATTGGGTGTctcatttttttactataatcttcaatttcactttctttctcttaatcCTAACCTCACCATTCCCAACATAACTCCACGTtggttactttttttttccagaGTCTCCCGTGGATTAATGTATTTATTCattggataatttttttctttctataattttaaaattttaattttgtgttctttgtttaattttgaaatacattttggaaattcaaataatttaataacgctttgtaaaatcataaaaacaatttaaagagaacttaaaattttaaagggGTGCATTCTAAAAGTAGAAAATCTTTaatgaacaaaaacaatttaaaactaaactcaaaaaggaaaaattgcatttatttaatatttcattaatttatactcttaaagtttaaaacatttattaaactaacattCATTAATTCATATGAATTAATGATATAGGATTATTCTggcaaaattcattaaattcagCCTTAAAAAATTGTAACAGCAAAAAGCAATTAAAATCTCAAAAATCAAAACAACTTTGGAGATGCGGGGGATCGAACCCCGTGCCTCTCGCATGCAAAGCGAGCGCTCTACCATTTGAGCTACATCCCCAAGtgataattaacaaaaatatatttcttttaccttttaatTTCGTTTATTTGACACGCAACATGTTAGCATATTTAcacaaaaaaatttagatttttcgTAATTGCATTTATCAGCATTGATGTTCGATAATTGCACATATTTAATTATGCATATAGACATATCAACTATGTACATTCTTATTAATGTATTTACTTATTGAATGCAgttatgaaatataattaaatttcaatcagtagttaaatcaaaattttcaaattcaagtttaaatttaaatgttcaGATCGCAAATTATTTGGTATATTACACCAATTTAAGaattataatgttatattttttttctttgtttaagaTGGTAAGTTCAATTGTTTTAATTGGTTTGCTCTACTCCTATATATGATCTGCCATTATTATGTATCAggcataataaattatatttcataaatggttttaaatgttattaaaaaatcaatatacacTGTTATTTAGCTATttcatacaaatattttttaaataattattactattcatattattaatttactATATTCTGagatttaaaatatagttaataataatgttgatgattaaataaaaaaaatagtattacataattaaaattaaagaaagtgaTTTATTTATTCGGTAAagaagaataattaaaaaaatattttgtcatCAGAAAACATGATGCTAGAAGGTAAAGAACTAGAAAAACAATGTTTTAGGATagaaatagtttaaaaattgtaagatttaattattttaatattaaatgattttaatgtaaatgattttggttatgaacgtgtttaattattttaaaatatattattttttcaaaaactattattttagagtttttttaattctctttaaaGTTCTCATTGTTGTTTGATTAAATAACTGAGATCGTATAATTAATTTTGACGACAAACTCTTCAATTTGGACCGATCAGCTCAAATAGAGTAAGTTGGTTTTCTACTCCTTCCTTTGGACAGTTTTGTTTTCCTTGCATGTTAGCTCTTTGTTTTGCATGTGACATTTGAATTTTCTATAAGACTTTTTGTTGATCAGTGGTCTTAACAGTGTACTTGATTGTGTTTTTGTCGTTCATAGCAGCATATAAGACTTTCTATATGTTTGAAGTTGTTTTAGAATTTCTAGAGCAGTTTGGTCATTGTAAGATAAGGAAAGTTAATTACTATGTTTTTGAAGTTTTtgatatattgaaaatttatgTTGCATATTTGAATTGGTCTGAAATTGGTAGTTTAGTATTTAGAAATCACgttgtgataattttttaatgttgcTAGCTTTTAATGATTTATGGTTGATAGAATTTCTATTTTGGTTGGTCATTTTGCGGTTGAACTTTGGTTTGGTAATATGTTTGAGCGTTGGTTGGAAATTGGTCTAGAATTGGTGGTATAACATATGAAATTTTGTGGAAAGCGATTGTTGAATGAACTTGATGTTAGGGGTATGAGTTTGTGCAATTCAGGACTTGGTTAGCTACTTGTATTGCTGAAGTTTGGTCATTTGGTATGTTGAGTTGTTATTTGGGCTATGATTGATATTAGTTTGATATGATGGAATGAGTCACTAAACAATTAAGCAAATTGGTATTCAATCTGATGTTCAAACATGTTTTCGAATCAACCATGGTGTTAATAGAATACCAATTTGTTCATTTAGATAGGTTTTGAGAGCAATCAGATCAAGATTTGAAGTTTATGGTTTCTTGTGTGGCATTGACCAACCTTATGTGGCATTGATCGTTGCAAAGGCAAAGATCCTCTAGGCTCAAAGGCGTTGAGCGCTACAAAGTTAAAGAGCTCTTGGGTTGTGTGGTGTTGAGCGACGCTTTTGGACACTGAGCGCATTTCTTCCCTTACAGGTTTGGAACCTTTTCACCCTAATTCACTGAGCAAGAGTTGTTGCGATAGCATTGGCACTGGCGTCAGGCGTAGCATTGAGCACTCCCTTTTTTGGAGTTAGTGCATGTTTTATATGATTTCATGATTCTTACTTGGTTTGGAATGGTATATATAGATGGGTTAACATCTATGTTTCCACTGTATTATAACTCTTTTGATATATTAACTTAGTATTTCTTTTCTGcttttttgtttgtgtgttttcTTCTTGTTTGCGATGATCGCCTTAATAGTGTGAgtagataaatatatttcaattaatcCGGTGTAGGCGGGAGTGATATTGTAACCTAAAAGTATacgatttttgttttctattttattagtCATAGAAATcaatattaagttttatttttaagtttaatataaatcttaaatataatatatatatgttatgatATAGTTATATACGAAATAACtcttatataatgttttttagttATGTCTTCTTTCATCTCTTTATAtgtaatgtatattttaatagttGTACATTATCAAAATGTTCCAGAAAATATATATCACTTTCTCATGTTTTCTACTCACAAGGGTAAGGGTAATAAAGTCACTCTCCCATTCTTTTCATTTGagcaattaaaaaataagtcaaCTAACGTATATTTCCATCTTTCCATTcctaataaataaatcaaatttctaAACTAATGGAAGACATTAGTAACACTATGaagaataacaaaaaataaacaagtgACAACAAATGAAAAGTGATATTTGATTAAAACATTGCATTTATACAACTAGTGCTGCATTGAACAAAAATGTTACTTTAACTTCCATTAATTagtaatacaaatttaaaactatGTAAATATTTGTTATAGACTACAATTTAGcttttgtttgaatttatttatttatatattatgatttaaattttgaattgctACCAAGATATCTATGATTAAAAAGATATAAGTATATGCAATCAatcttgtaatattttttttcacacaaaacatcactatttttttcattaaatataaaagtaaaaatatattatttttataagtattttataacatttccgacaaaaaaaaacacctttatatattcattttacaatccaaaatattaaaaactcttttctagttaaaaggactactcaacttcaattttatttaaatatcccatataataattcaaaactcGTAACATTACACTCATCATCAACTTTCATTTTATCTATACTTCAATACATGTCATTCATAAATTATCATCAAATCTTTTACTTCCACATTCAATTTTAATACCATAAGAAAGTATAAGAAAGTATGTATTTAGTGTCTTTCAAAAACCGGcgttaaataattattagtgTCAACTTATGATTCtaagttattattaatttttaaattattttttattaaaataatttaatgttagTCAAATCAAtgataatatgtttttaatttaacaagGTTAGGTTGACGTgaatcataataaattaaaaaaaatacttcatacttaacaaatatgtaaaaaaaatagaaaaaaatataatagataaaaGAGATCAATACAAATGCAATAAATGAGTATAAAGGAAGTATATAGCAGAATAATGTGGACGAAGAAAAAATCgacaataatatgtataaagaaaaaaatttagatgaatGTGTATGGGTGAAAATATGAGCATAAATGAAGGATACGAATACGAGCAAAGGAAATAAGTGTGGAGAAAAGATATaattgtgaaaatatttatgaatgtgAAGGAAGAATATGAGTACGATGACATATATACAAAAATGTattacaagaaaacaaaatatcattGACAACCAAAATTAgttagaaacataaaaaattcattgataataACTTTTTCTCAACGAATTTTAGAGGAATTGAAATCTGTTGGTAATAATATAGTCAGTAATATTTACAAACTTAATTTTGCATATGTTGATAATtactaaagaaaaaatttatcgataattagataaaaatctatcaataattaccaaagaaaatatttgttgataaatatCGCAATctacttcatcttcttcctctcctctCCTTCTCTCTTTCAACTTTTCCAATCCAGAAAAATTAACACATTTCATCAACATAGAAGAGAAAACCcacaagaaaaatgaaaatcagaTTGGCGGATTTTAATTAGAATGCATCGACAACGATAGCAGTAGAGGCTTCTTCACATGCATGAAACTCTTACAATATTGTTGTCCTTGTTATAATGGTTGCCTAATCTAGAGCTCGTGGTGGTCTCTCTATCACGCAATCTGGTTTGTCATCTATAGGTGAGAAGACTCTTTGTCACGGTGCATTGTCTCTTTCAAAGTCGTGGTAAGTCTAGCTCGCGATGTCTTTCTCTAATAGTGGTGGTTTTGAGAGTCGTTATGAGACGTCTTGTTGGTGGTTCATGGCTTTGTAGCACATGTATCGGTTTGAAATAAGGTTACTCGTAGGAGAGAGAAAGGTAATTTTAGTGGCTCGTAACAAGAGATAATGGGTGAAAAATTTGttgctatttttttattaacttaacTGACAAAAATTTTTATTAAGACAAATTTCATTTATCGACAAAAAATATgtcggtaaatgaaatatatgttaTCGACATATTTACTGACAAAAATATCGtcgataaaataaaatatgtattactGACATATTTTACCAATGAAATAAATTTGTCggtaattaaaatttcaaaaatttgtcgataaaattggttaataaattaaatttatcgaTACATTTATTTTCATCAGTAAAATTCCATTAATAATTCTAATAAtttgtaatagtaaaaaaaattatgagtgaaaaaattatatttttaaatttagattatcatattaaaagtaatttatgatTCATATTCATTATGAAAATcgtacataaatttaaaatatattagttaaaatgacgctaaaataaataaaagtatatgaaAAAATGTGATTAGTGTGCTGATGCCAAGCtaactttatttgttttaattttttaataattagtattcacgctaatttaaataaataaaatattaaaactaatacACTGCAAACATcactttattaaataaaatatttttagttaatttaatataattgtggattaaagtttaaataaatagttttgtgTATGCAATTTCTATTGTCACTTTTTTAatgcaatttattttttatgatacaaattatttttctaaagttcCGAATCAGGTCTCATCCCAACGGCTATATTTTCTTCCTCTCCCACGCATAAATCACAATCATTTGTTTCCCTCAACGGTCCAATTTCCTTTGATCAAAACTCAACCACAGTAAAACAACATTCTTCATTACAAATCTAATTTCCAACGTTATTGCAATGAGCACTGCTGAAAAGGTTCAGCATGTCACAAAGAAAAGTTCCGACGAACTGCTCAGGAAGTTTGCTGAAGTGGGTCACTCTAACAACgttccaaagaagaagaagatcacCAAGAGGGTAGAAGCTGCCGCAGTCGCCACCGTCTTCGTCGAACGGAGGTCGCTTCTACCTCCGCCGGCCGCCACGCGAAAGACGGCGTTTCTCCGGCAGATTGGGATTGGAGGGGCCCACATTTTGAGGACAAGGGATTTCAGAAACAAGTCGCTGTTGGGAACCATTGAGAAggtaaatcaaatttatatgatttaaagAATTTTGGGTAAAAGAATAtctataagttaattttaattcataaaagatattttatatttttttcttgtgaaattttaatttttaaacgtatagaaaaattaaaaaaaaaagactagaATAATACATTTTGAAGtatattatatgaataatatGAAGTGCAATAGAGTTTGAATGAATAATTTTGTTGATGTGTCTGAAGTCTTAAAAAGCTTAGCATAAGTTGTCTTTTTcaatggttgttgttgttgtagaCATGGCGAAGAAGTATAGAAGGAGCTTCGAGAGCTTTCATGGAGAGGCACTA from the Vigna angularis cultivar LongXiaoDou No.4 chromosome 3, ASM1680809v1, whole genome shotgun sequence genome contains:
- the LOC108324304 gene encoding probable plastid-lipid-associated protein 13, chloroplastic yields the protein MSMTASASSHGCISAIAMCIPCSSSKFSSQSSLTLAAPQRASTRTSFRVCRAMVQQAVQGAPAAYAKEMERLSAKESLLLAFKDAGGFEALVAGKTTEWQKIDVNERITGLERLNPTPRPTTSPFLEGRWNFEWFGSGSPGLFAARIIFENFPSSLANLSKMDVVIKDGNAKITANLTLLNSIDSKIILSTKLSVEGPLRMKEEYVEGGFVSPTIIEERVPEQLKGALGQAANAFQQLPAPIRDPVANGLKVPLSGSFQRLFMISYLDEEILIIRNTAGIPEVLTRLDAAPSSLGDSSPEYES
- the LOC108325722 gene encoding uncharacterized protein LOC108325722; translation: MSTAEKVQHVTKKSSDELLRKFAEVGHSNNVPKKKKITKRVEAAAVATVFVERRSLLPPPAATRKTAFLRQIGIGGAHILRTRDFRNKSLLGTIEKTWRRSIEGASRAFMERHYHRHKRLINDIV